The Setaria viridis chromosome 6, Setaria_viridis_v4.0, whole genome shotgun sequence genome contains a region encoding:
- the LOC117861189 gene encoding uncharacterized protein → MMVGDGGGRGGGGGGGEGAVVSGRRGAVEEEGEGEASGCSASASSTSRGSSARGSSGGDSPLTRFVRRGGRLGTGPEPDERLTSSSSYASAGSTEPHDEEDDGSLQGGKDNRWVRARLQGQAKNAVPRPTGECQDQRHRLGAVLFQGRKDRAQRPASVDFGCSGVAKSSTHSPGFPVNGVRVMNKGLGVSYSSYSRPDVLSSPGTPSYHRRGTTIVGYQQGPNSERVIPPSARHRRHPGSSMVLPYSSGRTLPSKWEDAERWIFSPNPSNALGRSVPQLWRPKSKSGPLGPTGRFGGPYSSSSSSALFLESGRVGNLTVNSPYLAGVLLPEHVCAGVMDSGRDLSGASGEDSSNGRGGRSGQTNGRYPAMQSTRASQQFGSATESYQSLPTSHESIHDGQIESIKDSAASSTPVIVRKDVATQTSPDISRSSSSNMRSSFSRSLSAQQVKELESCFSKLEIRDVQVDDRVTLTRWSKKHVTRGFDKNATNIIEWKKKTMESKSSAWEVKETAKCISKMEGEEAKMTAWENMQKANAEAAIQKLVIKLEKKRPYSLERIFSTLRSGPRKMQVLRSTSTANHDQHISRTIKTAPHLSKNGQMSSLSGCFTCHAF, encoded by the exons ATGATGGTTGGTGATggaggtggccgcggcggcggcggcggcggaggcgagggggCGGTGGTGAGTGGGAGGCGCGGGGCcgtggaggaggaaggggagggggaggcgagcgggtgctcggcgtcggcgagctcCACCAGCCGGGGGAGCAGCGCGCGTGGATCGTCCGGCGGCGACTCG CCTCTAACCAGGTTCGTGCGCCGGGGCGGTCGGCTGGGGACGGGTCCGGAGCCTGACGAGAGGCTCACTTCCTCCTCGTCCTACG CTTCTGCAGGTTCCACGGAGCCACatgacgaggaggacgacgggTCATTACAGGGGGGCAAGGACAACAGGTGGGTACGTGCACGGCTCCAAGGACAGGCCAAGAATGCAGTGCCCCGTCCTACCGGAG AATGCCAAGACCAGCGGCATCGACTGGGGGCTGTTCTTTTCCAAGGTAGGAAGGACCGGGCACAGCGGCCCGCCTCGGTTGATTTTGGCTGCTCTGGTGTTGCCAAATCCTCGACACATTCTCCAGGGTTCCCTGTCAACGGTGTCAGGGTGATGAACAAGGGGTTGGGTGTGTCATATTCGTCATACAGCAGGCCAGACGTGTTGTCTAGTCCAGGGACGCCGAGCTACCACCGGCGTGGGACGACAATTGTTGGGTATCAGCAGGGTCCGAATTCCGAAAGAGTGATCCCGCCTTCGGCCCGACATAGAAGGCATCCAGGAAGCAGCATGGTGCTACCTTATAGCAGTGGGAGGACACTGCCATCAAAATGGGAGGACGCAGAACGGTGGATCTTCAGTCCAAACCCCAGTAATGCACTTGGGAGGTCAGTCCCGCAACTCTGGCGGCCCAAGTCCAAAAGTGGACCTCTTGGACCTACTGGCAGATTTGGTGGGCCATACTCGTCTTCTTCATCATCGGCTCTGTTCCTTGAGAGTGGTAGAGTTGGAAATCTCACTGTGAACTCACCTTACTTGGCTGGAGTTCTGCTACCAGAGCATGTTTGTGCGGGCGTCATGGACTCTGGAAGGGATCTGAGTGGAGCATCGGGTGAGGATAGCAGCAATGGACGAGGAGGCAGGTCCGGTCAAACGAATGGTCGGTACCCTGCTATGCAGTCTACCAGGGCTTCTCAGCAATTTGGTAGTGCAACTGAGTCATATCAGTCATTGCCTACTTCCCATGAATCTATACATG ATGGACAAATTGAAAGCATAAAAGACTCTGCCGCTAGCAGTACCCCTGTAATTGTGAGGAAGGATGTGGCAACACAAACAAGCCCTGATATAAGCAGGTCCTCTTCTTCCAACATGAGATCTTCATTCTCCCGTTCGCTATCAGCACAACAAGTCAAAGAGCTGGAGAGTTGTTTCTCTAAGCTTGAGATCAGGGATGTGCAGGTGGATGATCGGGTGACTCTGACTAGGTGGTCCAAGAAACATGTCACccgaggctttgacaaaaatgCAACCAATATTATAGAGTGGAAGAAAAAGACAATGGAATCTAAATCGTCTGCCTGGGAAGTTAAGGAAACTGCTAAGTGTATATCTAA GATGGAGGGAGAGGAAGCAAAAATGACTGCATGGGAGAATATGCAAAAAGCAAATGCAGAAGCAGCCATACAAAAGCTTGTG ATAAAACTTGAAAAGAAAAGACCATACTCGCTGGAGAGGATTTTCAGCACCCTTAGGTCTGGTCCTCGGAAAATGCAGGTGTTACGCAGTACATCAACTGCCAATCATGATCAGCATATCTCCAGGACTATCAAAACCGCGCCACACCTCAGCAAGAATGGTCAAATGAGTTCGTTGAGTGGATGCTTCACATGTCATGCTTTCTAA